The following are encoded together in the Cyanobacterium aponinum PCC 10605 genome:
- a CDS encoding type II toxin-antitoxin system RelE family toxin codes for MYKIEYSKTAIKKLNKIPKNLVKRIQNKLTEIAQNPYRENPNLKKLVGREGYRLRIGDWRIIYEINNDRIVILVLYQIRLISHTKRY; via the coding sequence ATGTATAAAATTGAATATAGTAAAACAGCAATTAAAAAACTAAATAAAATTCCTAAAAATTTAGTTAAACGTATTCAAAATAAATTAACAGAAATAGCCCAAAATCCCTATAGAGAGAATCCTAACCTAAAAAAGCTAGTTGGTAGAGAAGGATATAGATTAAGAATAGGGGATTGGCGAATTATTTATGAGATAAACAATGATAGAATTGTTATTTTAGTTTTATATCAAATCCGTTTAATTAGCCACACTAAAAGATATTAA
- a CDS encoding helix-turn-helix domain-containing protein — MTTEIINKNGKDYAVIPYDFYQKLIEDAEMLADIKAYDTAKNKSEETFPFEVVDSICLKGENPIKVYRQYRGISIIELSKKTKIDVQELEKIENNIYIATQKNLEKIAENLKIDLDMIT, encoded by the coding sequence ATGACAACTGAAATTATTAACAAAAATGGCAAAGATTATGCGGTTATTCCCTATGATTTTTACCAAAAATTAATAGAAGATGCAGAAATGTTAGCTGATATAAAAGCCTATGACACTGCTAAAAATAAATCAGAAGAAACTTTCCCCTTTGAGGTAGTTGATAGTATATGTTTAAAGGGAGAAAATCCCATTAAAGTTTATCGTCAATATCGAGGTATAAGCATTATAGAATTATCAAAAAAAACCAAAATTGATGTTCAAGAATTAGAAAAAATTGAAAATAATATTTATATTGCCACTCAAAAAAATTTAGAAAAAATAGCTGAAAATTTAAAGATAGATTTAGACATGATTACTTAA
- a CDS encoding alpha/beta fold hydrolase, translated as MEKIKIRGINHHYQFIKTQQDLTKPVLVFIHGWLLSHHYWLPLIEQIKHEYSCLTYDLKGFGLSQWDENTSVNNSEFDLSGYAQDLKILLQELAIEKAWLVGHSLGGSVALWTADICREKVTGVFCVNAGGGIYLQEEFERFRKAGENLVKFRPSWFVNVPFFDFIFSRMMVKRPLGRQWGKQRLKDFLSANEQAAIASLLESTTEEQVHYLPQIVSRLSQPVYFIAGKQDKVMEVQYVKHLASFHQLFQQNQKNVYEIDNCGHFAMLEHTQQVKDYILEIMIEHSSQNEILAEFTPSKGQS; from the coding sequence ATGGAAAAAATAAAGATTCGTGGAATTAATCATCATTATCAATTCATTAAAACTCAGCAAGATTTAACTAAGCCTGTATTAGTTTTTATTCATGGCTGGTTATTAAGTCATCATTATTGGCTGCCGTTAATTGAACAAATAAAACATGAATATTCCTGTTTAACTTATGATTTAAAGGGATTCGGTTTGTCTCAATGGGATGAAAACACTTCTGTTAATAATAGTGAGTTTGATTTATCTGGTTATGCTCAAGATTTAAAGATTTTATTACAAGAATTAGCCATTGAAAAAGCGTGGTTAGTGGGACATTCCTTGGGGGGCAGTGTTGCCCTATGGACTGCGGATATATGTAGAGAAAAAGTTACAGGAGTGTTTTGTGTTAACGCAGGAGGAGGTATTTATTTACAAGAAGAATTTGAGCGTTTTCGTAAGGCAGGGGAAAATTTAGTTAAATTTCGTCCTTCTTGGTTTGTCAATGTACCTTTTTTTGATTTCATCTTTTCCCGTATGATGGTGAAACGTCCTTTAGGCAGACAATGGGGCAAACAAAGATTAAAAGATTTTCTCAGCGCTAATGAACAAGCTGCGATCGCATCTTTATTAGAATCCACCACAGAAGAACAAGTACACTACTTACCTCAAATAGTATCCCGTTTATCTCAACCAGTGTATTTCATCGCAGGAAAACAAGATAAGGTAATGGAAGTACAATATGTAAAGCATCTAGCCAGTTTTCATCAACTGTTTCAACAAAATCAAAAAAATGTTTATGAGATAGATAACTGCGGACACTTTGCTATGTTAGAACATACACAACAGGTAAAAGATTATATTTTAGAGATAATGATTGAACACAGTAGCCAAAATGAGATTCTCGCAGAATTTACCCCCTCAAAAGGTCAAAGCTAA
- a CDS encoding ArnT family glycosyltransferase, whose translation MIKLTKLLFSSYPVVFILVLGLIIRIIIALFLFPGYDEAYYFLYSKNLDWSYFDHPIFVALTTGIGVWLTGEVNQFTIRIGTLIISTVSFYLLYVTGKKLFGFQSALFSLIIASLIPIFTVAIGVLTLPDVPLIFFWTLTLYYASEEFFFYSPQEKYQPSFRLVIICICIGLACLSKYHGFILGLGLVGFCLFNSPYRRVFTSGWLILGIICFILTLFPLLYWNWQHNWASFAFQLSGRFQSENPTPFSINLLNIVVTALATIGYLFPSFGFPLWWVSGNSSYQELVKSCHYPYRLILWVSLPLTVGFTVLGAVTQILPTWSMPGFWGLTLILGDYTSKWYKYRRKFIYRWFYLSFLFTITIFILGLLHFQIGLLQKPNQNTFFNGIISPQNDPSTELIDIVQLRKLLANSPQFNQALKEADFIFTNQYYLGGYIGMAIAPLTTIPVTCFSNDSRGFDYWHPTKKELIGKNGIYITSKRFAENQSNGTKYNQFFNKWDKITQISLKRSGEITETFNIYVGQGFISLP comes from the coding sequence ATGATCAAATTAACAAAACTACTTTTTTCATCTTATCCAGTCGTTTTTATTCTGGTACTAGGATTAATTATCAGAATCATTATCGCTTTATTTTTGTTTCCGGGATATGATGAAGCATACTATTTTCTTTATAGTAAAAATTTAGATTGGAGTTATTTTGATCATCCTATTTTTGTGGCTTTAACCACGGGTATAGGTGTATGGCTAACAGGAGAAGTTAATCAGTTTACCATTAGAATTGGCACTTTAATTATTTCTACAGTTAGTTTTTATTTGTTATATGTAACAGGAAAAAAGTTATTTGGTTTTCAAAGTGCATTGTTTTCCCTGATTATAGCCTCTTTAATTCCCATTTTTACAGTTGCGATCGGAGTTTTAACTTTACCTGATGTTCCCTTAATTTTTTTTTGGACTCTTACTTTATACTATGCCAGTGAAGAATTTTTTTTCTATTCCCCCCAAGAAAAATATCAACCCAGTTTTCGTTTAGTTATTATCTGCATTTGTATTGGTTTAGCTTGTTTGAGTAAATACCACGGCTTTATTCTTGGTTTAGGATTAGTCGGATTTTGCCTTTTTAATTCCCCCTATCGGCGAGTTTTTACTTCAGGTTGGCTAATACTGGGAATTATTTGTTTTATTCTTACCCTGTTTCCCCTTTTATACTGGAATTGGCAACATAATTGGGCTTCTTTTGCCTTTCAACTATCTGGGCGCTTCCAGTCAGAAAACCCGACACCTTTCTCTATTAATCTACTTAATATAGTAGTTACTGCCTTAGCTACTATTGGTTATCTATTTCCTAGTTTTGGTTTTCCTTTATGGTGGGTTAGTGGAAACAGTAGTTATCAAGAGTTAGTTAAATCCTGTCATTATCCCTATCGACTAATTCTCTGGGTATCTTTACCTTTAACCGTTGGTTTTACTGTTTTGGGAGCGGTAACTCAAATATTACCAACATGGTCTATGCCTGGTTTTTGGGGATTAACTTTAATTTTGGGTGACTACACTTCAAAATGGTATAAATATAGGCGTAAATTCATTTATCGTTGGTTTTATTTATCTTTTCTATTTACTATCACTATTTTCATCCTTGGACTATTGCATTTTCAAATTGGATTACTACAAAAACCGAATCAAAACACTTTTTTCAACGGTATCATTTCCCCTCAAAATGACCCTTCTACAGAATTAATCGATATTGTACAATTAAGAAAACTATTGGCAAACTCTCCTCAATTTAATCAAGCCTTAAAAGAAGCAGACTTTATCTTTACCAATCAATACTATTTAGGTGGTTATATCGGAATGGCGATCGCACCTTTAACAACCATTCCTGTAACCTGCTTTAGTAATGATAGTCGAGGTTTTGACTATTGGCATCCGACAAAAAAAGAATTAATCGGCAAAAACGGTATTTATATTACATCAAAAAGATTTGCAGAAAATCAAAGTAATGGCACAAAATATAATCAATTTTTTAATAAATGGGATAAAATCACCCAAATATCCTTAAAAAGGTCTGGAGAAATCACAGAAACTTTTAATATCTATGTTGGACAAGGGTTTATCTCTCTTCCATAA
- a CDS encoding TIGR03279 family radical SAM protein: protein MKSASISHIIPDSIASEIGFEIGDKIVSINGIKPRDLIDYQFLCADEYLEIEVVDKWGKNHLIEIEKDYDEDLGLEFETALFDGLIQCNNKCPFCFIDQQPPGKRETLYLKDDDYRLSFLYGSYLTLTNLTAKEWSRIEQMRLSPLYVSVHATEPEIRSHLLKNQRAGEIKKQLAWFEEKRLQIHAQVVVCPNINDGEHLTTTLQDLFSFHNGDIPAVISTAVVPVGLTKFRPDKDELIPVSREKAREVIKQVQQLQEKFREKSGSTFAWLADEWFLIAQEELPPESHYEDYPQIGNGVGSIRQFIKEFGMIAEAKLPSKIEQKKEFIWIVGNAVETAFQPLVKRLNQVENLTVELRAFNSIYWGQEITVTGLLTGQDLLYHLEKENINKQILLPSLMLKHDEKKFLDDMTIEELEQKLTTKIYTVKDINQLIDIAIS, encoded by the coding sequence ATGAAATCAGCATCTATCAGTCATATAATACCAGATTCGATCGCATCTGAAATTGGTTTTGAAATAGGAGATAAAATAGTTAGTATTAATGGTATAAAACCTAGAGATTTAATTGATTATCAGTTTTTGTGTGCCGATGAATATTTAGAAATAGAAGTAGTGGATAAATGGGGAAAAAATCACCTTATTGAGATAGAAAAAGACTATGATGAAGACTTAGGATTAGAGTTTGAAACAGCCCTTTTTGATGGTTTAATTCAATGTAATAATAAATGTCCTTTTTGTTTTATTGATCAACAACCCCCCGGTAAAAGAGAAACCCTTTACCTCAAAGATGATGATTATCGCCTTAGTTTTCTTTATGGTAGTTATTTAACATTAACTAATTTAACTGCTAAAGAATGGTCAAGAATTGAGCAAATGCGCTTATCCCCTCTTTATGTATCAGTTCATGCTACTGAACCAGAAATTCGGAGTCATTTATTAAAAAATCAACGGGCAGGAGAAATTAAAAAACAACTGGCTTGGTTTGAAGAAAAAAGATTGCAGATTCACGCTCAAGTAGTAGTTTGTCCTAATATAAATGATGGTGAACATTTAACGACAACATTACAGGATTTATTTTCTTTCCATAATGGAGATATTCCTGCGGTAATTAGTACAGCAGTTGTGCCTGTTGGCTTAACAAAATTTCGCCCGGATAAAGATGAATTAATCCCTGTTAGTAGGGAAAAAGCAAGAGAAGTAATTAAACAAGTGCAACAATTACAAGAGAAATTTAGAGAAAAATCAGGTTCAACTTTTGCATGGTTAGCCGATGAATGGTTTTTAATTGCCCAAGAAGAATTGCCACCAGAATCTCATTACGAAGATTATCCTCAAATTGGCAACGGTGTAGGCTCAATTCGTCAATTTATTAAAGAATTTGGAATGATTGCTGAGGCTAAATTACCTAGTAAAATTGAACAAAAAAAAGAGTTTATTTGGATAGTGGGAAATGCAGTAGAAACAGCTTTTCAACCATTAGTAAAAAGACTTAATCAAGTAGAAAATTTAACAGTAGAATTAAGAGCATTTAATAGTATTTATTGGGGACAAGAAATTACAGTCACAGGTCTTTTAACTGGTCAAGATTTACTATATCATTTAGAAAAAGAGAACATAAATAAACAGATTCTTTTACCTTCTTTAATGCTGAAGCATGATGAAAAAAA
- the uvrA gene encoding excinuclease ABC subunit UvrA produces the protein MSSKIVIRGARQHNLKNIDLELPRNKLIVFTGVSGSGKSSLAFDTIFAEGQRRYVESLSAYARQFLGQLDKPDVDSIEGLSPAISIDQKSTSHNPRSTVGTVTEIYDYLRLLYGRAGVPHCPHCGHSIAPETIDQMCDRILSLPEKTKIHLLAPVVRGKKGNHHQLLSSLRSQGFVRVKINGEIRELGDNIELKPQSKHNISVVVDRLVVKASIQERLADSLSTCLKLAEGIAIVEILDKGNAQNTIDNFNIAENDPSQSPLIRGEFSESDLIRGEFPDEIVFSENFACPTHGAVMEELSPRLFSFNSPYGACSHCHGLGSLRQFSPDLVIPDPNAPVKDAIAPWAEKDNPYYASLLEYLAKEYKFKLTQSWSSLTEKQQHIILYGDQEILQVQYGYYRGVIPMLEKTYQETNSDLIKQKLEQYLEYQTCEVCHGKRLKPEALAVKLGQYSIYDLTSVSIAEALQRIDKIQLTPKQAQIGELALKEIKDRLKFLLDVGLDYLSLDRTAMTLSGGEAQRIRLATQIGSGLTGVLYVLDEPSIGLHQRDNDRLLATLKKLRDLQNTLIIVEHDEDTIKSADHIVDIGPKAGIHGGDIVCQGNLKQLVNSKESLTGAYLSGRRKIEIPSTRREGNGKSLILKNCHRNNLKNIDVEIPLGKFVCVTGVSGSGKSTLVNELLYPSLQHYLSRRVPFPKQLDSLEGIEAVDKVIVIDQSPIGRTPRSNPATYTGVFDVIRELFAQTIEAKARGYKAGRFSFNVKGGRCEACGGQGVNVISMNFLPDVYVQCDVCKGARYNRETLQVKYKGNSIADVLNMTVEEALKVFENIPRAVNRLQTLVDVGLTYVKLGQSAPTLSGGEAQRVKLATELSRRATGKTIYLIDEPTTGLSFYDVHHLLNVLQKLADKGNSIIVIEHNLDVIKCADWIIDLGLEGGDKGGEIVAIGIPEDIAKSKKSYLAKYLKKLL, from the coding sequence ATGTCCTCAAAAATAGTTATTCGTGGCGCAAGGCAACATAATCTTAAAAATATTGATTTAGAATTACCCCGCAATAAGTTAATCGTATTCACTGGGGTATCTGGTAGTGGCAAATCATCCCTTGCTTTTGATACCATTTTTGCAGAAGGACAACGCAGATATGTTGAGTCACTCAGTGCCTATGCTCGTCAATTTCTAGGACAATTAGATAAACCCGATGTGGATAGTATTGAAGGCTTATCCCCTGCTATTTCCATTGATCAAAAATCCACTTCCCATAATCCTCGCTCAACGGTAGGCACAGTTACGGAAATTTATGACTATCTACGGTTACTCTATGGTAGAGCAGGAGTACCTCATTGCCCCCATTGTGGTCATTCTATCGCTCCTGAAACCATTGACCAAATGTGCGATCGCATCTTAAGTTTACCTGAGAAGACAAAGATACATCTATTAGCCCCTGTTGTCAGAGGAAAGAAAGGGAATCATCACCAATTATTATCTAGTTTACGCTCTCAGGGCTTCGTGAGGGTGAAAATCAATGGAGAAATTAGGGAATTAGGAGATAATATCGAGTTAAAGCCCCAATCAAAGCATAATATCAGTGTTGTGGTTGACCGTCTCGTAGTTAAGGCTAGTATTCAAGAAAGACTCGCTGATTCTCTTTCTACTTGTTTGAAGTTAGCGGAAGGAATTGCCATAGTCGAGATTTTGGACAAAGGAAATGCCCAGAATACCATTGATAACTTCAATATAGCAGAAAATGATCCCTCCCAGTCCCCTTTAATAAGGGGGGAGTTTTCGGAGAGTGACTTAATAAGAGGAGAATTTCCTGATGAGATTGTTTTTTCAGAAAACTTTGCTTGTCCTACTCATGGAGCGGTAATGGAGGAGTTATCTCCCCGTCTTTTTTCCTTTAATTCTCCCTATGGTGCTTGTAGTCATTGTCATGGTTTGGGTAGTTTAAGGCAGTTTTCTCCTGATTTAGTCATACCAGATCCCAATGCTCCTGTCAAAGATGCCATTGCACCTTGGGCGGAAAAAGATAATCCCTATTATGCGTCTCTATTGGAATACTTAGCAAAGGAATATAAGTTTAAACTGACTCAATCTTGGTCAAGTTTAACAGAAAAGCAACAGCATATCATTCTCTATGGTGATCAAGAAATTTTACAGGTACAATATGGCTACTATCGGGGAGTTATTCCCATGCTCGAAAAAACCTATCAGGAAACCAACTCAGATTTAATTAAACAAAAATTAGAGCAGTATTTAGAGTATCAAACCTGTGAAGTGTGTCACGGTAAAAGACTTAAACCCGAAGCCCTTGCCGTTAAATTAGGACAATATTCCATCTATGATTTAACCAGTGTTTCTATCGCCGAAGCCCTACAACGTATCGACAAGATTCAACTCACTCCCAAACAAGCTCAAATCGGCGAATTAGCCCTCAAAGAAATCAAAGACCGTTTAAAATTTCTCCTTGACGTAGGTTTGGATTACCTAAGTCTCGATCGCACTGCCATGACTTTATCAGGAGGAGAAGCCCAACGCATCCGTTTAGCCACTCAAATTGGTTCAGGCTTAACAGGAGTATTGTATGTATTAGATGAACCTAGTATCGGTTTGCATCAACGGGACAATGATCGCCTCTTAGCTACCCTGAAAAAATTAAGAGATCTTCAGAATACACTTATAATTGTAGAACATGATGAGGATACGATCAAGAGTGCAGACCACATCGTCGATATTGGACCAAAAGCAGGTATTCACGGAGGAGATATTGTCTGTCAAGGCAATTTAAAACAACTAGTTAACAGTAAAGAATCCCTAACTGGGGCGTATTTATCGGGCAGAAGAAAGATTGAAATTCCCTCCACTCGCAGAGAAGGTAACGGTAAATCTCTTATTTTGAAAAACTGTCATCGTAACAACCTCAAAAATATTGATGTAGAGATACCTTTAGGTAAATTTGTCTGTGTCACGGGGGTATCTGGTAGTGGTAAATCTACCCTCGTCAATGAGTTACTCTATCCCTCTTTGCAACATTATCTCAGTCGTCGTGTGCCTTTTCCTAAACAGTTAGACTCCTTAGAAGGCATCGAAGCAGTCGATAAAGTTATTGTAATCGATCAATCTCCCATTGGACGCACACCTCGATCGAATCCTGCTACTTATACAGGAGTTTTTGATGTGATTCGGGAATTATTTGCTCAAACCATCGAAGCCAAAGCAAGGGGATATAAAGCAGGAAGATTCTCTTTTAATGTCAAAGGTGGTAGGTGTGAAGCCTGCGGTGGGCAAGGAGTTAACGTTATCTCTATGAATTTCTTACCTGATGTTTATGTCCAATGTGATGTGTGTAAAGGTGCAAGATATAACCGTGAAACTCTCCAAGTTAAGTATAAGGGAAATTCGATCGCCGATGTCTTAAATATGACCGTAGAGGAAGCCTTAAAAGTATTTGAGAATATTCCCCGCGCGGTAAATCGTTTACAAACCCTTGTGGATGTAGGCTTAACTTATGTCAAATTAGGGCAGTCTGCACCCACTTTATCAGGAGGAGAAGCCCAACGGGTAAAATTGGCAACGGAATTATCTCGCCGCGCTACAGGTAAAACCATTTATTTGATCGATGAGCCGACTACTGGTTTATCATTTTATGATGTTCACCACTTATTAAATGTCTTGCAAAAATTGGCAGACAAAGGTAATTCTATCATTGTTATTGAGCATAATTTAGATGTGATTAAATGTGCGGATTGGATTATTGATTTAGGCTTGGAAGGGGGAGATAAAGGAGGGGAAATAGTCGCTATTGGGATACCTGAAGATATTGCAAAATCGAAAAAATCTTACCTCGCAAAATATCTTAAAAAATTATTGTAA
- a CDS encoding LptF/LptG family permease — translation MRPFKFSILDSYLFQELIPPFIFSVAIFSTLGVAIATLSDLSYKIVNANLPFIYALQIFFLKIPEYVAYALPISVLLTTLMTYSRLSKDSELIAFYNCGLSLYRLITPALILSLIVTGLTFIFNELIVPNANYKATTILVEQINEQRKFLLRQDIFYPEYVNVKEKNGKNNKYLKTLFYAQEFDGENMQSLTILDTEKKGLNKVIISEKGTWNNQDKVWDLFNGFIYDITKNQIKAEGKFFEKTQISLPKTPLELASKSRDPYEMNIIQSLEYIKLLRLLGDDKTVLMFQVRTAQKISFPFVCVIFGLVGSSLGSRPNNASKATSFGLCVGIVFFYYLGSFMISSLGLIGIISPLMAAWIPNFIGLLIGGFLLAKENG, via the coding sequence ATGCGTCCTTTTAAATTCTCTATTTTAGATTCTTATTTATTTCAGGAGTTAATTCCTCCTTTTATTTTTAGTGTTGCTATTTTTTCTACATTGGGAGTTGCGATCGCAACTTTATCTGATTTAAGCTATAAAATAGTCAATGCAAACTTACCCTTTATTTATGCGTTACAAATTTTCTTTTTAAAGATACCTGAATATGTAGCTTATGCGCTACCCATTTCTGTATTGTTAACCACATTAATGACTTATAGTCGTCTTAGTAAAGATAGCGAATTAATTGCTTTTTATAACTGTGGTTTAAGTCTTTACCGATTGATAACACCCGCTTTAATTTTGAGTTTAATAGTGACAGGATTAACCTTTATTTTTAATGAATTAATTGTACCCAATGCTAATTATAAAGCAACAACAATTTTAGTAGAACAAATCAACGAACAAAGGAAATTTCTATTAAGACAAGATATTTTTTATCCTGAATATGTAAATGTAAAAGAAAAAAATGGTAAAAATAATAAATACTTAAAAACCTTATTTTATGCCCAAGAATTTGATGGGGAAAATATGCAGTCTTTGACAATACTAGATACAGAAAAAAAAGGACTAAATAAAGTAATTATTTCTGAAAAGGGTACTTGGAATAATCAGGATAAAGTATGGGATTTGTTTAACGGATTTATCTATGACATCACCAAAAATCAGATAAAAGCTGAGGGTAAATTCTTCGAAAAAACACAAATTTCTTTACCAAAAACTCCCCTAGAATTAGCTTCAAAAAGTAGAGATCCTTACGAAATGAACATCATTCAATCATTAGAATATATCAAACTATTAAGACTATTAGGGGATGATAAAACAGTATTAATGTTTCAAGTTCGCACCGCTCAAAAAATATCTTTTCCTTTTGTTTGTGTAATTTTTGGTTTGGTGGGTTCGTCTTTAGGGAGTCGCCCAAATAATGCCAGTAAAGCAACAAGTTTTGGCTTATGTGTCGGTATAGTTTTCTTTTATTATTTAGGTAGCTTTATGATTAGTAGCTTAGGATTAATTGGGATTATTTCTCCTTTGATGGCGGCATGGATTCCGAATTTTATTGGCTTATTAATAGGAGGTTTTTTATTAGCAAAAGAAAATGGTTAA
- the murI gene encoding glutamate racemase, with product MKNSLGNRIGVFDSGVGGLTVLRKLYRYLPQESILYFADTLRLPYGTRTKEEIILFVRQILDWMQSEGVKMVIMACNTSSALALETVQSEYDFPILGLIHPGAKGAVKAGKRVGVISTVATAKSNAYRDAIAEINPNTQVWQMGCPEFVPLIEQNRIYDPYTKKVAQQYLKPLIEANIDTLIYGCTHYPHLKGVLSEILPSSVRFIDPADYVVRAAEKELELMNLRNHGLLLPTRFCVSGNSDDFAITSKQWLGFTPHVEKIHLPSSKVIELHNNSTEIEINQHHLYAESLIA from the coding sequence ATGAAAAATTCTTTGGGTAATAGAATTGGTGTGTTTGATAGTGGAGTGGGCGGTTTAACTGTTCTCAGAAAACTTTATCGTTATTTACCTCAAGAATCAATTCTCTATTTTGCCGATACCTTACGTCTTCCCTATGGTACTCGTACTAAGGAAGAAATTATTTTATTTGTGCGTCAAATTCTCGATTGGATGCAGTCTGAAGGTGTCAAAATGGTGATAATGGCTTGTAACACCAGTTCTGCTTTAGCATTGGAAACAGTACAGTCTGAGTATGATTTCCCTATTCTAGGTTTAATTCATCCCGGAGCAAAAGGTGCTGTTAAGGCAGGAAAAAGAGTCGGCGTTATCTCCACGGTGGCAACAGCTAAAAGTAATGCCTATAGAGATGCGATCGCGGAAATTAATCCTAATACACAGGTATGGCAAATGGGATGTCCCGAATTTGTGCCTCTGATTGAACAAAATCGCATTTATGATCCTTACACCAAAAAAGTGGCTCAACAGTATCTCAAGCCTCTTATAGAAGCGAATATCGATACTTTAATTTATGGATGCACCCATTATCCCCACCTTAAAGGAGTTTTATCGGAAATTCTCCCCTCTTCAGTACGATTTATTGATCCTGCAGATTATGTTGTAAGAGCGGCAGAAAAAGAACTAGAACTTATGAACTTACGTAATCATGGTTTATTGTTACCTACCCGTTTTTGTGTGAGTGGTAACAGCGATGATTTTGCGATAACATCCAAGCAATGGTTAGGTTTTACTCCCCATGTTGAAAAAATTCATTTACCTTCAAGCAAAGTAATAGAATTGCATAATAATTCAACAGAGATTGAGATAAATCAACATCATCTTTATGCAGAAAGTTTAATCGCTTGA
- a CDS encoding ParE family toxin-like protein: MKSFTLPSFWNCYKTLDLKIRQQARKSYFLWKENPFHPSLHFKCINSRENIWSVRITKNYRALGIFENHSVTWFWIGSHDDYERFFS, translated from the coding sequence ATGAAATCATTTACTCTGCCATCTTTTTGGAATTGTTACAAAACTCTTGATTTAAAAATTAGACAACAAGCAAGAAAAAGCTATTTTTTATGGAAAGAGAATCCTTTTCACCCCTCTTTGCATTTTAAATGTATTAATAGTCGAGAAAATATTTGGTCTGTTAGAATTACTAAAAATTATCGTGCATTAGGTATTTTTGAAAATCATAGTGTAACTTGGTTTTGGATTGGTAGCCACGATGATTATGAGAGATTTTTTTCTTAA